A part of Maniola hyperantus chromosome 14, iAphHyp1.2, whole genome shotgun sequence genomic DNA contains:
- the LOC117988252 gene encoding putative leucine-rich repeat-containing protein DDB_G0290503 isoform X3, protein MVAILEVANNNYFASFLPTVNSPPVPHRDITGANTTSYRPYNEEYASVQRHTDRSLQPDIEVDRSKKDKKWSIGKLFRRKKKEDESGTSSQSEDGGTNRSPSKRKSKKKKKSPAVNNFDHIVIRNTRRAQSLANPNLRDLNDDGVLSDPSAGFLNYKANSQEIYGAPQEITQIKDNTSRLGKGILETPSRKKRKSRLKARVEALRNSMKGESSSEDESLKSSSNSSSMIRFRSDDSLMRSRDSSLNKRSRSARNERYIKRLSRDDENQLNKEAELLQQGYTKAEVEMLTRTPTSQSSGYGTCKRETTNNITSDQLIVNETNRRPMKSESISSFPSTQSYPSSINFNAKVNNERINYGIQYSSTNGNRGSSQYINDNREGSVSSQYENPESVICVKFPLGNVTNIKKEEKAPPVPPPRDMHRKVVTPVSMHYENSPVVAERLTNQSVKYGVPNNDFERIMRRSQERYVSYGMNGLRRPISTSEDHIAMQDNDYIQNFIIKKEQPRRPASVSAEPKHYGHFVNNAPWRQRVDQCNLIKPEPIQLRHDYLYYADENPRSRRPISIKTSQNGYQNQYLSDSQVSSDLSSKACQRPRNASEFWKKIDDAEKQKRQQNIFAHSRSKSEFTGGTHSNRLFTDPKTSIRNKNQDCSESADSLNKIKSIDTIDGAKVWKATTEYKRSHTVEPKSTTSPPKAHTRHKSDTFVSNSNLASDDEKNSERRKSTNLDDALNELEAIYNSLGLGDEDLLDRAERRELMTPKFNDQYNDWNGNDDIQLRSQPSTPLRRLSRRSTLPDKLQDDMAFRRMNSFGSKDKPNHKEAQAQISYMLASPVYVPYASDDDRQSERNEPDVVYDDVVYRNIKQTNNRLKTIDPQPPFGIPVGPISPAPQSDYLHATPENKGRSRFIPKRSPDIVADDLAYRSLRKDNRHSSLFNGEHNGYVNNNSYTDFPFMKDSATNIKKKRAVRSLSANIFSMIQKEIDDALNMSKTSNLQKTHSNSDVMRRLRDTFEKNDNQKDCYPRNKVKQRHNTINLFANSTHTPSHHFAKDDSFIHNDDICVAKPPSCDKSKSSSPSNRSPQAFKRSSKDEFQQVLSMLAQEAMDTSNKLGVALAELDKNRNKNEVSDIQSRISDSRMNFMNELTNKSYENGASDYSKINEKTLIQNNNVSNKSVENSEINSKGKKTEDSLIKISDQLHKVEDQLKYSFDKELKLEGENYKVDNNIEVSQKLSKATETTVLPDESNVTSNVVPFTIKNDIEEVPLTDKQSPEIPPPHYNPLNPFLNTDDTLKELNEIRAFKELKDGISDLIAGITEVNEKLFVPKSPKKEQCSPSSNEPVLKQVSDKLNELTQNNTATDITNRTSANLSIYEDDLENKKDTADSTEYNSSEELATIFKFDNIATSTPPNPVSEKNNENKERNDLNSPKLVKTMTQHLRRLSVDESTSQNSSLPTAVVPWRTKRQNSNSQNEKKGEN, encoded by the exons ATGGTGGCGATACTCGAAGTTGCTAATAATAACTATTTCGCGTCGTTTTtacct ACTGTAAATTCGCCGCCAGTTCCCCATCGAGACATCACGGGGGCGAACACAACATCTTACCGGCCATATAACGAAGAATATGCTTCCGTCCAGCGCCATACAGACAGATCACTTCAACCAGACATAGAAGTGGATCGCTCTAAAAAGGACAAAAAATGGTCCATTGGAAAACTGTttagaagaaaaaagaaagaagatGAAAGCGGTACATCCTCACAAAGCGAAGATGGTGGAACTAACCGCTCACCATCAAAAAGGAaaagcaaaaagaaaaaaaagagccCAGCAGTCAACAATTTTGATCATATAGTGATCAGAAATACAAGAAGAGCACAAAGCTTAGCCAATCCAAACCTCCGTGACCTTAACGACGATGGTGTTTTATCGGATCCTTCGGCTGGCTTCCTTAATTACAAAGCTAATAGCCAAGAAATATATGGTGCCCCTCAAGAGATCACTCAAATTAAAGATAATACATCTCGGCTGGGAAAGGGAATTCTAGAAACACCTTCacgtaaaaaaagaaaaagtaggTTAAAAGCGCGCGTTGAAGCTCTAAGAAACAGTATGAAAGGAGAATCTAGCAGTGAAGACGAGTCTTTAAAATCATCTTCAAATTCCTCTTCTATGATTCGATTTCGAAGTGACGACTCTTTGATGAGGTCTCGAGACAGCTCTTTAAATAAAAGATCAAGAAGTGCTCGAAATGAAAGGTATATTAAAAGATTGTCTCGTGATGATGAGAACCAACTGAATAAAGAAGCTGAATTACTACAACAAGGCTATACGAAAGCTGAAGTTGAAATGCTAACAAGAACCCCAACAAGTCAAAGTAGTGGTTACGGAACATGCAAACGCGAAACAACGAATAATATAACATCAGACCAGTTAATTGTAAATGAAACAAATAGACGTCCAATGAAATCCGAGTCGATATCATCATTCCCATCAACACAAAGCTACCCTTCATCCATTAATTTTAATGCAAAAGTTAATAATGAACGAATTAACTATGGTATTCAATATTCAAGTACCAATGGCAATCGAGGGTCATCACAATATATCAATGACAACAGAGAGGGAAGTGTTTCAAGTCAATATGAAAATCCAGAAAGTGTAATATGTGTGAAGTTTCCTTTGGGCAATGTGACAAACATTAAAAAGGAAGAAAAGGCTCCTCCCGTACCTCCACCACGTGATATGCACCGAAAAGTGGTGACACCTGTATCAATGCATTATGAAAACAGTCCTGTAGTAGCGGAAAGATTAACTAATCAAAGCGTTAAATATGGTGTACCTAATAATGATTTTGAAAGAATAATGAGAAGGAGTCAAGAAAGGTATGTCAGTTACGGGATGAATGGGCTGCGTAGACCAATATCTACTTCTGAAGACCATATAGCTATGCAAGATAATGACTATATTCAAAACTTCATAATTAAAAAAGAGCAGCCTCGAAGGCCAGCATCTGTGTCGGCTGAACCCAAACATTATGGACATTTTGTAAACAATGCTCCGTGGCGACAAAGGGTAGATCAATGTAATCTAATAAAACCAGAGCCGATACAATTAAGACATGACTATCTGTACTATGCTGATGAAAACCCGAGGTCTCGTAGGCCAATAAGTATTAAAACTAGTCAAAATGGATACCAGAACCAATATCTGAGTGACTCACAAGTTTCTTCAGATCTCAGCAGTAAAGCTTGTCAAAGACCAAGAAACGCGTCtgaattttggaaaaaaattgatGATGCCGAAAAACAAAAACGCCAGCAAAATATTTTTGCACATTCTAGAAGTAAAAGTGAATTTACTGGAGGTACACATTCAAATAGGCTATTTACAGACCCTAAAACTTCCATACGCAATAAAAATCAAGATTGTTCAGAAAGTGCCGATAgtctgaataaaattaaatccatTGATACAATTGACGGTGCTAAAGTTTGGAAAGCGACAACAGAATACAAGCGATCTCATACCGTAGAACCAAAATCTACCACATCACCACCTAAAGCTCATACAAGGCATAAATCGGATACTTTTGTTTCAAATTCAAACTTAGCATCTGATGACGAAAAAAATTCGGAAAGACGAAAATCTACTAATCTTGATGACGCGTTAAATGAGTTAGAAGCAATTTATAACAGTTTGGGGTTAGGCGATGAAGATCTTTTAGACAGAGCTGAACGCCGGGAACTGATGACACCAAAATTTAATGACCAATACAATGACTGGAATGGAAATGATGACATTCAATTACGAAGTCAACCATCTACACCATTGCGACGTTTATCAAGAAGATCAACTTTACCAGACAAATTGCAAGACGACATGGCGTTCCGAAGGATGAACTCGTTTGGTAGCAAAGATAAACCGAATCACAAAGAAGCACAGGCACAAATCAGTTATATGCTAGCTTCACCTGTTTATGTTCCCTATGCATCAGATGATGATAGGCAATCAGAGCGTAATGAACCTGATGTAGTTTATGACGATGTAGTTTACAGAAACATAAAACAAACTAACAATAGATTAAAAACTATTGATCCGCAACCACCATTTGGAATACCTGTGGGACCTATTTCACCAGCACCACAAAGTGATTATTTACATGCAACACCTGAAAATAAAGGAAGGTCACGATTCATACCCAAAAGATCTCCTGACATAGTAGCTGATGATTTAGCGTATAGGAGTCTaagaaaagataacagacattCGTCACTTTTTAATGGTGAACATAATGGTTATGTTAACAATAATAGCTACACTGATTTTCCATTTATGAAAGATTCTGctacaaatattaaaaagaaacgaGCAGTTAGATCTCTATCTGCTAACATTTTTTCCATGATACAAAAAGAAATAGATGATGCCCTAAATATGAGCAAAACGTCTAATTTACAAAAAACTCACAGTAATAGCGATGTTATGCGAAGGCTGcgagacacctttgagaaaaatGACAATCAAAAGGACTGCTATCCTCGGAATAAGGTAAAACAAAGGCATAATACTATAAACTTATTTGCCAATAGCACTCACACACCTTCACACCATTTTGCAAAAGAtgattcatttattcataatgATGACATATGTGTTGCTAAACCACCATCATGTGATAAGTCCAAAAGTTCATCTCCATCAAATCGATCACCACAAGCTTTTAAACGATCATCAAAAGATGAATTTCAGCAGGTTCTTAGTATGCTTGCACAAGAGGCTATGGACACTAGTAACAAGCTAGGCGTAGCTTTAGCAGAGTTAGACAAGAATCGAAATAAAAATGAAGTGTCAGACATTCAGAGCCGAATATCAGATAGTAGAATGAATTTTATGAACGAATTAACAAATAAAAGTTACGAAAATGGTGCATCTGACTATAgcaaaattaatgaaaaaactTTAATACAAAATAACAACGTGTCAAATAAATCTGTAGAGAATTCTGAAATAAATTCAAAAGGCAAAAAAACTGAAGATAGcttaataaaaatatctgaCCAACTGCATAAAGTCGAGGATCAGTTAAAATATAGCTTTGACAAAGAGCTAAAACTCGAAGGCGAAAACTACaaagttgataataatatagaagTATCTCAGAAGTTATCTAAAGCTACAGAAACAACAGTTTTACCTGATGAGAGTAATGTAACGTCTAATGTTGTACCGTTTACAATAAAAAACGACATCGAAGAGGTTCCATTAACTGATAAACAAAGCCCTGAAATACCTCCACCACATTATAATCCTCTCAATCCTTTTTTAAATACAGATGATACTTTGAAAGAACTCAATGAAATAAGAGCTTTTAAAGAATTGAAAGATGGAATATCGGATCTAATTGCAGGTATTACAGAGGTAAACGAGAAACTTTTCGTACCTAAATCGCCGAAAAAAGAACAATGTTCTCCAAGTAGCAATGAACCAGTTCTGAAACAAGTAAGTGACAAATTAAATGAATTGACACAAAATAATACTGCCACTGATATAACTAATAGGACGTCTGCGAATCTCTCCATTTACGAAGACGACCTAGAAAATAAAAAGGACACGGCGGATTCAACTGAGTACAATTCATCAGAAGAACTCGCGACGATATTTAAATTTGATAACATTGCTACATCTACACCGCCTAATCCTGTAAGTGAAaagaataatgaaaataaagaaCGCAACGACTTAAATTCCCCGAAACTAGTAAAAACAATGACTCAGCATTTGAGAAGGCTTTCAGTTGATGAAAGCACTAGTCAAAATAGTTCACTGCCAACTGCTGTAGTTCCATGGCGAACAAAGAGGCAAAATAGTAATTCACAAAACGAAAAAAAAG GTGAAAACTGA
- the LOC117988252 gene encoding putative leucine-rich repeat-containing protein DDB_G0290503 isoform X2 produces the protein MHTSMMMTVNSPPVPHRDITGANTTSYRPYNEEYASVQRHTDRSLQPDIEVDRSKKDKKWSIGKLFRRKKKEDESGTSSQSEDGGTNRSPSKRKSKKKKKSPAVNNFDHIVIRNTRRAQSLANPNLRDLNDDGVLSDPSAGFLNYKANSQEIYGAPQEITQIKDNTSRLGKGILETPSRKKRKSRLKARVEALRNSMKGESSSEDESLKSSSNSSSMIRFRSDDSLMRSRDSSLNKRSRSARNERYIKRLSRDDENQLNKEAELLQQGYTKAEVEMLTRTPTSQSSGYGTCKRETTNNITSDQLIVNETNRRPMKSESISSFPSTQSYPSSINFNAKVNNERINYGIQYSSTNGNRGSSQYINDNREGSVSSQYENPESVICVKFPLGNVTNIKKEEKAPPVPPPRDMHRKVVTPVSMHYENSPVVAERLTNQSVKYGVPNNDFERIMRRSQERYVSYGMNGLRRPISTSEDHIAMQDNDYIQNFIIKKEQPRRPASVSAEPKHYGHFVNNAPWRQRVDQCNLIKPEPIQLRHDYLYYADENPRSRRPISIKTSQNGYQNQYLSDSQVSSDLSSKACQRPRNASEFWKKIDDAEKQKRQQNIFAHSRSKSEFTGGTHSNRLFTDPKTSIRNKNQDCSESADSLNKIKSIDTIDGAKVWKATTEYKRSHTVEPKSTTSPPKAHTRHKSDTFVSNSNLASDDEKNSERRKSTNLDDALNELEAIYNSLGLGDEDLLDRAERRELMTPKFNDQYNDWNGNDDIQLRSQPSTPLRRLSRRSTLPDKLQDDMAFRRMNSFGSKDKPNHKEAQAQISYMLASPVYVPYASDDDRQSERNEPDVVYDDVVYRNIKQTNNRLKTIDPQPPFGIPVGPISPAPQSDYLHATPENKGRSRFIPKRSPDIVADDLAYRSLRKDNRHSSLFNGEHNGYVNNNSYTDFPFMKDSATNIKKKRAVRSLSANIFSMIQKEIDDALNMSKTSNLQKTHSNSDVMRRLRDTFEKNDNQKDCYPRNKVKQRHNTINLFANSTHTPSHHFAKDDSFIHNDDICVAKPPSCDKSKSSSPSNRSPQAFKRSSKDEFQQVLSMLAQEAMDTSNKLGVALAELDKNRNKNEVSDIQSRISDSRMNFMNELTNKSYENGASDYSKINEKTLIQNNNVSNKSVENSEINSKGKKTEDSLIKISDQLHKVEDQLKYSFDKELKLEGENYKVDNNIEVSQKLSKATETTVLPDESNVTSNVVPFTIKNDIEEVPLTDKQSPEIPPPHYNPLNPFLNTDDTLKELNEIRAFKELKDGISDLIAGITEVNEKLFVPKSPKKEQCSPSSNEPVLKQVSDKLNELTQNNTATDITNRTSANLSIYEDDLENKKDTADSTEYNSSEELATIFKFDNIATSTPPNPVSEKNNENKERNDLNSPKLVKTMTQHLRRLSVDESTSQNSSLPTAVVPWRTKRQNSNSQNEKKGDSTKSKRNWHDSGTMMLACSYTLMFSQHLADLDWLTLLGLLLAMITIVAMLVI, from the exons ACTGTAAATTCGCCGCCAGTTCCCCATCGAGACATCACGGGGGCGAACACAACATCTTACCGGCCATATAACGAAGAATATGCTTCCGTCCAGCGCCATACAGACAGATCACTTCAACCAGACATAGAAGTGGATCGCTCTAAAAAGGACAAAAAATGGTCCATTGGAAAACTGTttagaagaaaaaagaaagaagatGAAAGCGGTACATCCTCACAAAGCGAAGATGGTGGAACTAACCGCTCACCATCAAAAAGGAaaagcaaaaagaaaaaaaagagccCAGCAGTCAACAATTTTGATCATATAGTGATCAGAAATACAAGAAGAGCACAAAGCTTAGCCAATCCAAACCTCCGTGACCTTAACGACGATGGTGTTTTATCGGATCCTTCGGCTGGCTTCCTTAATTACAAAGCTAATAGCCAAGAAATATATGGTGCCCCTCAAGAGATCACTCAAATTAAAGATAATACATCTCGGCTGGGAAAGGGAATTCTAGAAACACCTTCacgtaaaaaaagaaaaagtaggTTAAAAGCGCGCGTTGAAGCTCTAAGAAACAGTATGAAAGGAGAATCTAGCAGTGAAGACGAGTCTTTAAAATCATCTTCAAATTCCTCTTCTATGATTCGATTTCGAAGTGACGACTCTTTGATGAGGTCTCGAGACAGCTCTTTAAATAAAAGATCAAGAAGTGCTCGAAATGAAAGGTATATTAAAAGATTGTCTCGTGATGATGAGAACCAACTGAATAAAGAAGCTGAATTACTACAACAAGGCTATACGAAAGCTGAAGTTGAAATGCTAACAAGAACCCCAACAAGTCAAAGTAGTGGTTACGGAACATGCAAACGCGAAACAACGAATAATATAACATCAGACCAGTTAATTGTAAATGAAACAAATAGACGTCCAATGAAATCCGAGTCGATATCATCATTCCCATCAACACAAAGCTACCCTTCATCCATTAATTTTAATGCAAAAGTTAATAATGAACGAATTAACTATGGTATTCAATATTCAAGTACCAATGGCAATCGAGGGTCATCACAATATATCAATGACAACAGAGAGGGAAGTGTTTCAAGTCAATATGAAAATCCAGAAAGTGTAATATGTGTGAAGTTTCCTTTGGGCAATGTGACAAACATTAAAAAGGAAGAAAAGGCTCCTCCCGTACCTCCACCACGTGATATGCACCGAAAAGTGGTGACACCTGTATCAATGCATTATGAAAACAGTCCTGTAGTAGCGGAAAGATTAACTAATCAAAGCGTTAAATATGGTGTACCTAATAATGATTTTGAAAGAATAATGAGAAGGAGTCAAGAAAGGTATGTCAGTTACGGGATGAATGGGCTGCGTAGACCAATATCTACTTCTGAAGACCATATAGCTATGCAAGATAATGACTATATTCAAAACTTCATAATTAAAAAAGAGCAGCCTCGAAGGCCAGCATCTGTGTCGGCTGAACCCAAACATTATGGACATTTTGTAAACAATGCTCCGTGGCGACAAAGGGTAGATCAATGTAATCTAATAAAACCAGAGCCGATACAATTAAGACATGACTATCTGTACTATGCTGATGAAAACCCGAGGTCTCGTAGGCCAATAAGTATTAAAACTAGTCAAAATGGATACCAGAACCAATATCTGAGTGACTCACAAGTTTCTTCAGATCTCAGCAGTAAAGCTTGTCAAAGACCAAGAAACGCGTCtgaattttggaaaaaaattgatGATGCCGAAAAACAAAAACGCCAGCAAAATATTTTTGCACATTCTAGAAGTAAAAGTGAATTTACTGGAGGTACACATTCAAATAGGCTATTTACAGACCCTAAAACTTCCATACGCAATAAAAATCAAGATTGTTCAGAAAGTGCCGATAgtctgaataaaattaaatccatTGATACAATTGACGGTGCTAAAGTTTGGAAAGCGACAACAGAATACAAGCGATCTCATACCGTAGAACCAAAATCTACCACATCACCACCTAAAGCTCATACAAGGCATAAATCGGATACTTTTGTTTCAAATTCAAACTTAGCATCTGATGACGAAAAAAATTCGGAAAGACGAAAATCTACTAATCTTGATGACGCGTTAAATGAGTTAGAAGCAATTTATAACAGTTTGGGGTTAGGCGATGAAGATCTTTTAGACAGAGCTGAACGCCGGGAACTGATGACACCAAAATTTAATGACCAATACAATGACTGGAATGGAAATGATGACATTCAATTACGAAGTCAACCATCTACACCATTGCGACGTTTATCAAGAAGATCAACTTTACCAGACAAATTGCAAGACGACATGGCGTTCCGAAGGATGAACTCGTTTGGTAGCAAAGATAAACCGAATCACAAAGAAGCACAGGCACAAATCAGTTATATGCTAGCTTCACCTGTTTATGTTCCCTATGCATCAGATGATGATAGGCAATCAGAGCGTAATGAACCTGATGTAGTTTATGACGATGTAGTTTACAGAAACATAAAACAAACTAACAATAGATTAAAAACTATTGATCCGCAACCACCATTTGGAATACCTGTGGGACCTATTTCACCAGCACCACAAAGTGATTATTTACATGCAACACCTGAAAATAAAGGAAGGTCACGATTCATACCCAAAAGATCTCCTGACATAGTAGCTGATGATTTAGCGTATAGGAGTCTaagaaaagataacagacattCGTCACTTTTTAATGGTGAACATAATGGTTATGTTAACAATAATAGCTACACTGATTTTCCATTTATGAAAGATTCTGctacaaatattaaaaagaaacgaGCAGTTAGATCTCTATCTGCTAACATTTTTTCCATGATACAAAAAGAAATAGATGATGCCCTAAATATGAGCAAAACGTCTAATTTACAAAAAACTCACAGTAATAGCGATGTTATGCGAAGGCTGcgagacacctttgagaaaaatGACAATCAAAAGGACTGCTATCCTCGGAATAAGGTAAAACAAAGGCATAATACTATAAACTTATTTGCCAATAGCACTCACACACCTTCACACCATTTTGCAAAAGAtgattcatttattcataatgATGACATATGTGTTGCTAAACCACCATCATGTGATAAGTCCAAAAGTTCATCTCCATCAAATCGATCACCACAAGCTTTTAAACGATCATCAAAAGATGAATTTCAGCAGGTTCTTAGTATGCTTGCACAAGAGGCTATGGACACTAGTAACAAGCTAGGCGTAGCTTTAGCAGAGTTAGACAAGAATCGAAATAAAAATGAAGTGTCAGACATTCAGAGCCGAATATCAGATAGTAGAATGAATTTTATGAACGAATTAACAAATAAAAGTTACGAAAATGGTGCATCTGACTATAgcaaaattaatgaaaaaactTTAATACAAAATAACAACGTGTCAAATAAATCTGTAGAGAATTCTGAAATAAATTCAAAAGGCAAAAAAACTGAAGATAGcttaataaaaatatctgaCCAACTGCATAAAGTCGAGGATCAGTTAAAATATAGCTTTGACAAAGAGCTAAAACTCGAAGGCGAAAACTACaaagttgataataatatagaagTATCTCAGAAGTTATCTAAAGCTACAGAAACAACAGTTTTACCTGATGAGAGTAATGTAACGTCTAATGTTGTACCGTTTACAATAAAAAACGACATCGAAGAGGTTCCATTAACTGATAAACAAAGCCCTGAAATACCTCCACCACATTATAATCCTCTCAATCCTTTTTTAAATACAGATGATACTTTGAAAGAACTCAATGAAATAAGAGCTTTTAAAGAATTGAAAGATGGAATATCGGATCTAATTGCAGGTATTACAGAGGTAAACGAGAAACTTTTCGTACCTAAATCGCCGAAAAAAGAACAATGTTCTCCAAGTAGCAATGAACCAGTTCTGAAACAAGTAAGTGACAAATTAAATGAATTGACACAAAATAATACTGCCACTGATATAACTAATAGGACGTCTGCGAATCTCTCCATTTACGAAGACGACCTAGAAAATAAAAAGGACACGGCGGATTCAACTGAGTACAATTCATCAGAAGAACTCGCGACGATATTTAAATTTGATAACATTGCTACATCTACACCGCCTAATCCTGTAAGTGAAaagaataatgaaaataaagaaCGCAACGACTTAAATTCCCCGAAACTAGTAAAAACAATGACTCAGCATTTGAGAAGGCTTTCAGTTGATGAAAGCACTAGTCAAAATAGTTCACTGCCAACTGCTGTAGTTCCATGGCGAACAAAGAGGCAAAATAGTAATTCACAAAACGAAAAAAAAG GCGATAGTACGAAGTCAAAGCGCAATTGGCACGACTCTGGCACGATGATGTTAGCTTGTTCCTACACCTTAATGTTCTCGCAGCACCTGGCAGACTTGGATTGGTTGACGCTGCTCGGCTTGCTGTTGGCAATGATCACGATTGTCGCCATGCTTGTAATTTGA